TTGAGAGAAACGTGGAAATTTagatgaaaacaaaattttacaCAGCCCAATCACATTATTAACCATTCAACAGTAGTTCTCTGATTTGTGGACTCACTTCAAacacttatgtatgtacaatcaTTTGATTTGTGCAGCTAGTAATAATTGGCATAGCCGGGGCCATTCATTGCAAAACATAGAATATCAGGATAGATTCCCACAATTACTACTTATTAGGCTATTTAAACCGACTTACCTTTACAATGATGATAACCCGCACCGTTCTCCTAGTgttcaagttaaattaaataaaaattgtcgacaCGCAGTTgagatttaataaatatatcgataaaggCACGCAGTACTCGTAATATCGATAGTTGCTCGGCTGACAGCTACATCGCCAGTGTGTACACATTCATAAATTGCGAAGCCACCTGGTAATAGCTTCACTGAGATATATTCCTAAGgatttctatatatgtacatataagcGATGGATGATGATGACACTTCACTGCCAGCTGATACATTGGCTATTCTCCAACAATTTCTGGCAGAACGGACGCAGCGTGAGCATGATGAACAACAACTTATGATAAACGTGACTGGATTAGATGCACATTTCGAAGAGGATTGGGTAAGAAATGATTTTGAAAGTATGACAAACAGTAATGATTCTGTGCACATCTTTCAGCAACTCAGTCAGTTTTGGTACAGTGCCGAAACAAAACGAGCAATTGGCGATGCTTTAGCTAAAATTGCCAAAGAACACGATAACACATCATGTTTCCGGATAGCTTTATTATCATGTCCATCCCTCTACGCAACgataaaaaaattgcattcgaATGGTAAGTACATATAAAGCTGCGTTCAATCGATCGATTAACATGAAGAAATCTTTCAGTCAATATATTCGAATATGATAAACGATTTGCTGCTTACGGCACCGATTTTGTGCATTATGATTATAATGCTGTAGATAGCAATAAGGATTACCTAAGTCATCAAAATCAATGCTACGATTTGATAATTGCGGATCCACCCTTTCTATCCGAAGAATGCATGAGGAAGATGTCCAAAATAGTAAATAACTTACAACGCCGAAGCgattcaaaaattgtattttgttctGGTGAAGTTGTTGAACCTTGGTTGACTGCCTATTTGCCAGTTCACAAATGTCGCTTCCAACCACAACATGAACGCAATTTGGGCAACGAATTTGTTACTTATGCAAACTTTAATTTCGATGAATACTTTGATATTAAATAACGCAAGAATGGATGTGGACTCCAAAcacaaatgattttttatttagttgttgcGTCCGCTTCCTTACGCTGTTGCACAAGCTCGCGCAGACCATCTTCTTGATCCTTCAGTGACTTTTGTAGAAattccttctttttttcaaGCAGTTCAATTGCCTTGTCGCATTTGTCCTGCTTGCTCTTTAGCTCGTCACGCATATTTTGCACATCTGTCAACAGAAACATACGGCCAACAGACAAATATACTCTATAAGGAATGTTTTGGTTTAAAAGAGATTGATTTATGgattattcattttgattacGACTACTCACTTTGTGTCGTCCGATAAACTGCTGGTTCCTTTCTCAGTTAGCGTATACGTCTGTTTACCTGTCTTCACCATATCACACTTCATATCAATCATGTTTATCTTCTTCGTAGTGTccaatttgttaatttgcatCTCAGTAAATGCCTGTAAAACAATTACAGATTATTTGTGAAAACAAGAAGATACTTTATTAGTTTTGTCAGTTACCTTTTTCAATTCCAAATCCATTTGTGCCATTTTTAACGAAGaggatttaaatatattattattggccTTAAACGTTTTAGCTATGCAAGTAATTTTACGAAAATTTAAACAGCTGCTAATCTTAAGATTTTTTTACAGATTGGAATTGTAGacgatatatcgataaaatCCATTCTCTTGATTTTAGGAAAATACATGTGCTTCAAGGTACATATGTGCGTCAAGATAGCTTCGTAATTTTAGATTCAACTATCGATACAAAAAGTCggatatgaaaatattatttttttctgttag
This window of the Drosophila albomicans strain 15112-1751.03 chromosome 2L, ASM965048v2, whole genome shotgun sequence genome carries:
- the LOC117564400 gene encoding protein-lysine N-methyltransferase CG9154 — encoded protein: MDDDDTSLPADTLAILQQFLAERTQREHDEQQLMINVTGLDAHFEEDWQLSQFWYSAETKRAIGDALAKIAKEHDNTSCFRIALLSCPSLYATIKKLHSNVNIFEYDKRFAAYGTDFVHYDYNAVDSNKDYLSHQNQCYDLIIADPPFLSEECMRKMSKIVNNLQRRSDSKIVFCSGEVVEPWLTAYLPVHKCRFQPQHERNLGNEFVTYANFNFDEYFDIK
- the LOC117564402 gene encoding prefoldin subunit 1, which produces MAQMDLELKKAFTEMQINKLDTTKKINMIDMKCDMVKTGKQTYTLTEKGTSSLSDDTKVYLSVGRMFLLTDVQNMRDELKSKQDKCDKAIELLEKKKEFLQKSLKDQEDGLRELVQQRKEADATTK